In one Winogradskyella sp. MH6 genomic region, the following are encoded:
- a CDS encoding LysR substrate-binding domain-containing protein, which produces MTITQLKYALAIAEHKNFTKAAEKCFVTQPTLSTQIQKLEDELDIVIFDRGKKPIELTEVGRKIVFQARNIVNEADRIQDIVDQQKGFIGGEFRLGIIPTIMPTLLPMFLNNFIKKYPKVKLKIEELTTEEIITRINDGHIDAAIAATPLESDNIKERPLYYEPFVAYVPTNHRLRDKKKIEVSDLEIEDMLLLEDGHCFREGVLNLCKAFKDQDDEHFQLESGSIETLIKLSNEGMGMTLLPYLHTQDISDKYNSNLKHFVEPSPAREVSLIYHKSELKMQIINAMHDLISSVIRGAIAFSNVEIISPLAK; this is translated from the coding sequence GCTGAGCACAAAAATTTTACAAAAGCAGCAGAAAAGTGTTTTGTAACGCAACCCACTTTAAGTACTCAAATTCAGAAACTTGAAGATGAATTAGATATCGTAATTTTCGATAGAGGCAAAAAACCTATTGAACTCACTGAAGTGGGCAGAAAAATAGTATTTCAGGCCAGGAATATTGTTAACGAAGCTGATCGTATACAGGATATTGTGGATCAGCAAAAAGGATTTATCGGAGGTGAATTTAGGCTTGGTATTATCCCAACAATAATGCCAACACTTTTACCGATGTTTTTAAATAATTTTATAAAAAAGTATCCTAAAGTAAAACTTAAAATTGAAGAGCTTACCACAGAGGAAATTATTACCAGAATTAATGATGGGCATATTGACGCTGCTATTGCTGCCACTCCTTTAGAAAGCGATAATATTAAAGAGCGACCGTTGTATTATGAGCCTTTTGTAGCCTATGTTCCTACAAATCATAGACTAAGAGACAAAAAGAAAATTGAAGTTTCAGATCTTGAAATTGAAGATATGTTACTGCTTGAAGATGGTCATTGTTTTAGAGAAGGTGTTCTTAATCTGTGTAAAGCTTTTAAAGACCAAGACGATGAGCACTTTCAACTCGAAAGTGGCAGTATTGAAACTTTAATAAAACTCTCTAATGAAGGTATGGGAATGACGCTCTTACCTTATTTACACACGCAAGATATTAGTGACAAATACAATAGCAACTTAAAACATTTTGTTGAGCCGTCACCTGCAAGAGAGGTAAGCTTAATTTACCATAAGAGTGAACTAAAAATGCAAATTATTAACGCTATGCACGATTTGATTTCTTCTGTTATAAGAGGTGCTATTGCCTTTAGTAATGTTGAAATTATCAGCCCTTTAGCGAAATAA
- a CDS encoding T9SS type A sorting domain-containing protein has translation MSYSNTQNKVSVSALKPGIYFVEVYSNGQKEVLRFINK, from the coding sequence ATGAGTTATTCAAATACTCAAAACAAAGTGTCTGTCTCAGCCCTAAAACCTGGTATTTACTTTGTAGAAGTATATTCAAACGGACAAAAAGAGGTTCTTAGATTTATAAATAAATAG